A single genomic interval of Fibrobacter sp. UWB4 harbors:
- a CDS encoding bifunctional anthranilate synthase component II/anthranilate phosphoribosyltransferase has translation MIIIIDNYDSFTYNVYQALAKITTEEIRVLRSRECTIADIEKLNPSRLIVSPGPGRPEDAGISVEAIKHFAGKLPILGVCLGHQAIGYAFGAKIVQAKFIKHGIAEEIDLDGKGLFRTIGKKNIFTRYHSLVIDESTLPADFEVTARATDGDIMGIRHKTLPIEGVQFHPESIASGRADEFFKAFLNYRREPLDIRGILNTLTAGKDLTRETAEMFMEDLTDGIMDERQMAAILTALSSKGPVTEEIAGCAKVLSSKKRKFPYSGDELTDIVGTGGDGKGSFNVSSLSGLIAASCGAKIAKHGNRAVSSKSGAADFYTAAGFKLDMTPEKAASVIDKTNFVFLMAPVYHSAMRFAGPVRGALGVKTIMNLLGPLTNPAEAKYLMLGVYSKSILEPFTKAAKSLGAKRVMVAISDDGYDEISPCVPTTIAEILEDGEYREYRIDPKEFGVPAVDPEDLAGGTGVDNFNLALDVLNGKGRPGIKYACALNAGAALYISNKAASIKEGFDKAIKAMEDGSVLKKIEEVKVATNA, from the coding sequence ATGATTATCATTATCGACAACTACGATTCTTTTACTTATAACGTTTATCAGGCTTTGGCCAAGATTACCACCGAAGAAATCCGCGTGCTCCGTAGCCGCGAATGCACCATTGCAGACATCGAAAAACTGAACCCGAGCCGCCTCATTGTAAGCCCGGGCCCGGGCCGTCCGGAAGATGCAGGCATTTCTGTCGAAGCCATCAAGCACTTTGCAGGCAAGCTCCCGATTTTGGGAGTGTGCCTCGGCCACCAGGCTATCGGTTACGCCTTTGGCGCAAAGATTGTGCAGGCCAAGTTCATCAAGCACGGCATTGCCGAAGAAATCGACCTCGATGGCAAGGGCCTTTTCCGCACCATCGGCAAGAAGAACATCTTTACGCGTTACCACAGCCTGGTCATCGACGAATCTACGCTCCCGGCCGATTTCGAAGTGACCGCCCGCGCTACCGACGGCGACATCATGGGTATTCGCCACAAGACGCTCCCGATTGAAGGCGTGCAGTTCCACCCGGAATCCATCGCTAGCGGCCGCGCCGACGAATTCTTCAAGGCATTCCTCAACTACCGTCGCGAACCGCTCGATATCCGCGGAATTCTGAACACGCTTACCGCAGGCAAGGATTTGACTCGCGAAACCGCCGAAATGTTCATGGAAGACTTGACGGACGGTATCATGGACGAACGCCAGATGGCTGCAATCCTTACTGCACTTTCCAGCAAGGGCCCCGTGACCGAAGAAATTGCAGGCTGTGCCAAGGTTTTGAGCAGCAAGAAGCGCAAGTTCCCGTACAGCGGTGACGAACTCACCGATATCGTGGGTACCGGTGGCGACGGCAAGGGTAGCTTCAACGTGAGCTCTCTCTCCGGCCTTATCGCAGCAAGCTGTGGCGCCAAGATTGCCAAGCACGGCAACCGCGCTGTTTCCAGCAAGTCCGGTGCCGCTGACTTCTATACCGCAGCCGGCTTCAAGCTGGACATGACTCCCGAAAAGGCAGCCTCTGTCATCGACAAGACGAACTTCGTGTTCCTCATGGCTCCTGTCTACCACAGCGCTATGCGTTTTGCCGGCCCGGTTCGCGGTGCCCTCGGCGTGAAAACCATCATGAACTTGCTCGGCCCCCTCACGAACCCGGCCGAAGCCAAATACCTCATGCTCGGCGTTTACAGCAAGTCGATTCTCGAACCGTTCACCAAGGCTGCAAAGTCCCTCGGTGCAAAGCGCGTGATGGTCGCTATCTCTGATGACGGCTACGATGAAATTTCTCCGTGCGTCCCGACAACGATTGCAGAAATCTTGGAAGACGGCGAGTATCGCGAATACCGCATTGACCCGAAGGAATTCGGCGTCCCGGCTGTGGACCCGGAAGACCTCGCAGGCGGTACGGGCGTGGACAACTTCAACCTCGCTCTCGACGTGCTGAACGGCAAGGGCCGCCCGGGCATCAAGTACGCTTGCGCCCTGAACGCCGGTGCAGCGCTTTACATCAGCAACAAGGCTGCAAGCATCAAGGAAGGCTTCGACAAGGCGATTAAGGCTATGGAAGACGGCTCCGTTCTCAAGAAGATCGAAGAAGTCAAAGTCGCTACAAACGCATAA
- a CDS encoding FISUMP domain-containing protein, translated as MKTFLRNISCIRSVRLVSALLLCGLMSIFCLMGCSEENSSLGIDVSEKPDLSEQQLDSVSLSDYDHLKGYVEYVGRVSAVTLYELDSGLVFTGREFTEAVDTSNGFFDFKNLKLQSPYALLKYEAVSYYPPLWGFVDLSKNDSIHLNTMMNLEYRRVMKLVKDGLPTDSAEKQAQHEIMKDLFQKVYDIKPSNQISNDEADSVASAIHRIYSKYLFRDKIAYKYESDGTWEVDSVKMFFVDQVYFKLAGHNKENFDLLLARLSSDIFGNIEGIGECSAKNDGEAKRVVNELSDNYRMPFVCKKDSGWTYPGAFFQDTYEWEKGYDGEMRKGDFHNPFWYAYDSLQGKWIASLDDPIDVACVSSKLGAVRKREATYAFAPKYQKCILNDGEYYWTSADSEEEYIEYGTKGLECDSLGRVQKLSVDPNFYVVCEEGKFRKATDADIRLDLIEREKAANPCGDEDDDLRQGKVDTTIYYSCYHGALKMAGELDKFLGKACNHGSEGYYKYQNSLFYCNAAQWKYSSDSLVTETVTDERDDSKYKTVGIGTQIWMAENLKLKTDSSWCYQDHDANCDKYGRLYQWNGNVGAKGENVCPEGFHVPSSKDWETLKSFVNGVFDWDHYTRILGAKKGWEKRTEWYIGNDDFVGFSAIASGVRDSSGQYADEFDVAYFCTTDHTDSTYTVYKMQKYLPNLEGVESPQNSACTIRCIKD; from the coding sequence ATGAAGACGTTCCTTCGCAATATTTCTTGCATTCGTTCTGTTCGACTTGTTTCGGCGCTTTTGCTTTGTGGACTTATGTCCATTTTTTGCCTGATGGGCTGTAGCGAAGAAAACTCAAGCTTGGGTATCGATGTCTCGGAAAAGCCCGATCTTTCGGAACAGCAATTGGATTCCGTGTCGTTGTCCGATTACGACCATTTGAAGGGTTATGTTGAGTATGTCGGTCGCGTTTCTGCAGTTACATTGTATGAACTTGATTCGGGACTTGTCTTTACGGGCCGAGAATTTACGGAAGCGGTGGATACGAGTAATGGATTTTTTGATTTTAAAAATTTGAAATTGCAGTCGCCCTATGCTTTGTTAAAATACGAAGCCGTTAGCTATTATCCTCCGCTGTGGGGCTTTGTCGATTTGAGCAAGAATGATTCCATTCACTTGAATACGATGATGAACCTTGAATATCGACGCGTGATGAAGCTAGTTAAAGATGGCTTGCCGACGGACTCTGCGGAAAAGCAGGCCCAGCACGAAATCATGAAGGATTTGTTTCAAAAAGTATATGACATAAAACCTTCAAACCAGATTTCAAATGACGAAGCGGATTCTGTTGCTAGTGCCATTCATCGTATTTATTCAAAATATCTTTTCCGTGATAAAATCGCTTATAAGTACGAATCGGACGGAACATGGGAAGTTGATTCCGTGAAAATGTTTTTTGTGGATCAAGTTTATTTTAAATTGGCTGGACATAATAAGGAAAATTTTGATTTGTTGTTGGCTCGTTTGAGTTCGGACATTTTTGGAAATATTGAAGGCATAGGCGAGTGTTCCGCAAAAAATGATGGCGAAGCAAAGCGAGTTGTCAATGAACTGAGTGATAATTATAGAATGCCATTTGTTTGTAAAAAAGATTCTGGGTGGACTTATCCGGGAGCTTTTTTCCAGGATACTTATGAGTGGGAAAAAGGCTATGATGGCGAAATGCGGAAGGGCGATTTCCATAACCCGTTCTGGTACGCTTACGATTCGCTTCAGGGAAAATGGATTGCTTCTCTAGATGACCCGATTGATGTGGCGTGTGTGTCGTCGAAGTTGGGTGCTGTTCGCAAGAGAGAGGCTACATATGCATTTGCACCCAAGTACCAAAAGTGCATTTTAAATGATGGTGAATATTACTGGACTTCCGCGGATTCAGAAGAAGAATACATCGAGTATGGAACCAAGGGCTTGGAATGTGATTCTTTAGGACGCGTCCAGAAGCTCTCCGTAGATCCGAACTTTTATGTTGTTTGCGAAGAAGGCAAGTTCCGCAAGGCGACCGATGCTGATATAAGGCTTGACTTGATTGAAAGAGAAAAGGCTGCAAATCCGTGTGGCGACGAAGATGATGACTTGCGTCAGGGAAAAGTGGATACGACGATTTATTATTCTTGCTATCATGGAGCATTGAAGATGGCGGGTGAACTGGACAAGTTCCTTGGAAAAGCCTGCAATCATGGCTCGGAAGGATATTACAAGTACCAGAATTCCTTGTTCTATTGCAATGCCGCTCAATGGAAGTATTCCTCGGATTCTCTAGTGACCGAAACCGTGACCGATGAACGGGATGATTCTAAGTACAAGACTGTCGGCATTGGGACGCAAATCTGGATGGCTGAAAATTTGAAGTTGAAGACGGATTCCAGCTGGTGCTATCAGGATCATGATGCAAATTGTGATAAATACGGCCGCCTTTACCAGTGGAATGGCAATGTTGGCGCCAAGGGCGAGAATGTTTGCCCTGAAGGCTTCCATGTTCCCTCAAGCAAGGATTGGGAAACTCTGAAATCTTTTGTCAACGGTGTCTTTGACTGGGATCATTATACACGTATTTTAGGCGCTAAGAAGGGTTGGGAAAAGAGGACCGAATGGTATATCGGAAATGATGACTTTGTCGGTTTCTCGGCGATTGCATCTGGTGTCCGCGATAGCAGTGGCCAGTATGCGGATGAGTTCGATGTGGCTTATTTCTGCACAACGGATCATACGGACTCTACCTATACCGTTTATAAAATGCAGAAATATTTGCCCAATCTCGAAGGGGTTGAATCTCCCCAAAACAGCGCCTGCACAATCCGCTGCATCAAAGACTAA
- a CDS encoding hydrolase, which yields MALSANITREGALELLKKYNKDPFHLEHGEIVENTMRYFARELGYGEDEEFWGIVGLLHDLDFELWPEQHCIKERELMQEAGLSEELIHATTSHGWSITVDVKPEHEMEKVLYAVDELTGLIGAVVLMRPSKSVQDLELKSVLKKYKSPKFAAGCSREVIERGANLLGWELNDLISRTIAALKTFRP from the coding sequence ATGGCATTATCAGCAAATATTACACGCGAAGGAGCGCTTGAACTCCTTAAAAAATACAACAAGGATCCGTTCCACCTTGAACATGGCGAAATCGTAGAAAATACGATGCGTTACTTTGCTCGTGAACTCGGTTACGGCGAAGACGAAGAATTCTGGGGAATTGTCGGTCTCCTGCACGACCTTGATTTTGAATTGTGGCCGGAACAGCATTGCATCAAGGAACGCGAATTGATGCAAGAGGCGGGGCTTTCGGAAGAGCTGATTCATGCGACGACGAGCCATGGCTGGTCCATCACGGTGGATGTCAAGCCGGAACACGAAATGGAAAAAGTGCTTTATGCCGTTGATGAACTCACGGGCTTGATTGGTGCGGTTGTTTTGATGCGCCCGTCCAAGAGCGTTCAAGATTTGGAACTGAAATCGGTCTTGAAAAAGTACAAGTCCCCGAAATTTGCGGCGGGCTGTTCCCGCGAAGTCATCGAGCGCGGCGCAAACCTCCTCGGTTGGGAATTGAACGACCTCATCTCCCGAACCATCGCCGCATTAAAAACCTTTAGACCGTAA
- a CDS encoding anthranilate synthase component I family protein encodes MTKITHITERPGYAPRTDSIYVALPGERYTPFSLAKKLGAKAIFESASFDHGRSRYSTLMVDEGFRLRQNDKNVSIVVEGKESEFLAEGDGDILDALLKISAENTVPPNQIPIPSSGVGYLGYEFCARCDTIRLAPQVDELNIPEAEFLVGHIYIVFDHFTEKLHLFALNYEEHQIDLKAAIEKVKARLADLDFSYLAPEKQYSKGITMTDLEQSRKEYVEKVAALQKHIVAGNIVQAVPSRRIQFASDIEALDIYRRLRTVNPSPYMFFLDYGTHQFIGASPESLIRVREGIATIHPIAGTRRRGKDDAEDEALMKNLKGDPKERAEHLMLVDLARNDLGRVCDAGTVETTKYMECEKFSHVIHLVSDVQGRVSKNKKAIEVLRSSFPAGTVSGAPKISAIEILSGLEKIKRRFYAGAVGYIESDGDLDFCIAIRCCLKQGKTISLQAGGGIVAASNADREFEETNEKLGAIRAVLEGDN; translated from the coding sequence ATGACTAAGATTACTCACATCACCGAACGCCCGGGTTACGCTCCGCGTACTGACAGCATTTACGTTGCACTCCCCGGCGAACGTTACACCCCGTTTTCACTCGCCAAGAAGCTCGGCGCAAAGGCCATCTTCGAATCGGCAAGCTTCGACCACGGTCGCAGCCGTTATTCGACCTTGATGGTGGACGAAGGTTTCCGCCTGCGCCAGAACGACAAGAACGTGAGCATTGTCGTGGAAGGCAAGGAAAGCGAATTCTTGGCTGAAGGTGATGGTGACATTCTCGACGCCTTGCTCAAGATTTCCGCCGAAAATACGGTGCCGCCTAACCAGATTCCTATTCCGTCTTCGGGCGTGGGCTACCTCGGCTACGAATTCTGCGCCCGTTGCGACACAATTCGCCTCGCCCCGCAGGTGGACGAACTCAACATTCCCGAAGCTGAATTTTTGGTGGGCCACATTTACATTGTGTTTGACCACTTCACCGAAAAGCTTCACTTGTTCGCCCTGAACTACGAAGAACACCAGATTGACCTGAAGGCCGCAATTGAAAAGGTGAAGGCTCGCCTCGCCGACCTTGACTTCAGCTACCTCGCTCCGGAAAAGCAGTACAGCAAGGGCATCACGATGACCGACCTCGAACAGTCCCGCAAGGAATACGTGGAAAAGGTCGCCGCTTTGCAGAAGCACATCGTGGCAGGCAACATTGTTCAGGCTGTGCCATCCCGCCGCATCCAGTTCGCAAGCGATATCGAAGCCCTCGACATTTACCGCCGCCTCCGTACGGTGAACCCGTCTCCGTACATGTTCTTCTTGGATTACGGCACGCACCAGTTCATCGGCGCATCTCCGGAAAGCTTGATCCGCGTGCGTGAAGGCATCGCCACCATCCACCCGATTGCAGGTACCCGCCGCCGCGGTAAGGACGACGCAGAAGACGAAGCATTGATGAAGAATTTGAAGGGCGATCCGAAGGAACGCGCAGAGCACTTGATGCTCGTAGACCTCGCCCGCAACGACCTCGGCCGCGTTTGCGATGCCGGTACGGTCGAAACGACCAAGTACATGGAATGCGAAAAGTTCAGCCACGTGATCCACTTGGTCTCTGACGTGCAAGGCCGCGTTTCCAAGAACAAGAAGGCCATTGAAGTGCTACGCTCCAGCTTCCCGGCAGGTACGGTGAGCGGCGCTCCGAAAATCAGCGCCATTGAAATTCTTTCTGGTCTCGAAAAAATCAAGCGTCGCTTCTACGCTGGCGCCGTGGGTTACATAGAATCGGACGGCGACTTGGATTTCTGCATCGCTATCCGTTGCTGCTTAAAGCAGGGCAAGACCATCAGCCTCCAGGCAGGCGGTGGCATTGTGGCAGCATCGAACGCTGACCGCGAATTTGAAGAAACGAATGAAAAGCTCGGAGCGATCAGGGCTGTACTGGAGGGTGACAACTAG
- a CDS encoding GTP-binding protein, whose amino-acid sequence MKSVPITLLTGYLGAGKTTLLNYVLNNQQGYHVAVIVNDIGEVNIDQTLIEKGGNITKEDSGKVVPLSNGCICCSLKTDLLEQIAELLEMGKFDYILIEASGICEPIPIAQTICAAGSQLMGRNGQRLACHLDNIVAVVDVMRLADEFAGGQKLLEEDLEEDDIANLLIQQIEFCNTILLNKVDCLNKQDLEHVKAVVKALQPTAKMIETNYGKVDMKEILDTKQFDFGKVAESSAWAIRLNGMDHDNHDDDDDDHDEHHHDHEEHEHHHDHDDDHDEHEHHHDHDDEDHSHCDHEHGICHCGHHHDKDHPHGDEYGISTFVYETHRPLNREKFEEFLDDYPTSIIRTKGLVWFSDDRDNSFLFEQAGKQASAENFGQWFAAESKEEQARLLAENPQLQKIWDEKYGDRIIRLVFIGQHMDKKKIIQVMDSCLDD is encoded by the coding sequence ATGAAATCTGTACCTATAACGCTCCTGACCGGTTACCTGGGAGCCGGCAAAACAACTCTCCTCAACTACGTTCTCAACAACCAGCAAGGCTACCATGTCGCCGTCATCGTCAATGACATTGGCGAAGTGAACATCGACCAGACCTTGATTGAAAAGGGCGGAAACATCACCAAGGAAGACTCGGGCAAGGTTGTTCCGCTGTCGAACGGCTGCATCTGCTGCTCGCTCAAGACGGATTTGCTCGAACAGATTGCCGAACTTTTGGAAATGGGCAAGTTCGACTACATTCTTATCGAAGCTAGCGGTATTTGCGAACCGATTCCTATAGCCCAGACCATTTGCGCTGCCGGAAGCCAGCTGATGGGCCGTAACGGCCAGCGTCTCGCCTGCCATTTGGACAACATTGTCGCCGTCGTGGACGTGATGCGCCTCGCCGACGAATTCGCCGGTGGCCAGAAGCTCCTCGAGGAAGACCTCGAGGAAGACGATATTGCAAACCTCCTCATCCAGCAAATTGAATTCTGCAACACGATTCTTTTGAACAAGGTCGATTGCCTGAACAAGCAGGATCTGGAACACGTGAAGGCCGTCGTGAAGGCTTTGCAGCCGACCGCCAAGATGATCGAAACGAACTACGGCAAGGTCGATATGAAGGAAATTCTCGACACGAAGCAGTTCGACTTTGGCAAGGTCGCCGAATCTAGCGCCTGGGCCATCCGCCTCAACGGCATGGACCACGACAACCACGATGACGATGACGACGATCACGATGAACATCACCACGATCATGAGGAACACGAACACCATCATGACCACGATGATGATCACGACGAACATGAACATCATCACGACCACGATGACGAAGACCACAGCCATTGCGACCACGAACATGGCATTTGCCACTGCGGCCACCACCACGACAAGGACCATCCGCATGGCGACGAATACGGCATCAGCACGTTCGTGTACGAAACGCACCGTCCGCTGAACCGCGAAAAGTTCGAAGAGTTCCTCGACGATTATCCGACCAGCATCATCCGCACCAAGGGTCTTGTATGGTTCAGCGACGATCGTGACAACAGCTTCTTGTTTGAACAGGCTGGCAAGCAGGCCTCCGCCGAAAACTTCGGTCAGTGGTTTGCAGCCGAAAGCAAGGAAGAACAGGCTCGCCTGCTCGCCGAAAATCCGCAGCTCCAGAAAATCTGGGACGAAAAATACGGCGACCGCATCATCCGCCTGGTGTTCATCGGCCAGCACATGGACAAGAAGAAGATTATCCAGGTCATGGACAGCTGCTTGGACGACTAA